In the genome of Montipora foliosa isolate CH-2021 chromosome 3, ASM3666993v2, whole genome shotgun sequence, one region contains:
- the LOC137995973 gene encoding uncharacterized protein, protein MDALETKLTQLKLAADRTESINALRNETAIERHLSALKALTVEADQCKRVVEETKIAAKESPEDLNQWITEVDGKILYADESVKSLKETLEELRHEELLKKQEKELDFEQKLFETKMKFQTELQTAKKQAEEENKFTASGFVSGHGSPAKLPKLNISRFDGTYEDWPRFWNQFVEIIDKTTMAGVTKFAYLKSFLDPKVKKSIEGLPFSNEGYNRAKSILLDKHGKDSEIIKAYTQQIFDLPIIPDQNVARIHEFSDKLTFSVQSLQTMGKLEQVNGYVAMTLDKLPAIRGDLTRTDTSWENWTFDKLTEALRLWTRRNPITRQNENQQDDRSRNRPDDTSRNRPDDRNWHENRNRRNDRNWRDDRSRRDDRNRRDKPPSWAFNTQQSNGTCT, encoded by the coding sequence ATGGATGCCTTGGAGACTAAATTAACGCAACTGAAACTAGCCGCGGATCGAACCGAGTCGATAAACGCTTTAAGGAATGAAACAGCCATTGAACGCCACCTCTCCGCCCTAAAAGCCCTTACAGTTGAAGCCGATCAATGCAAGAGAGTTGTTGAGGAGACAAAAATTGCCGCTAAAGAAAGCCCCGAGGATCTTAACCAGTGGATTACTGAAGTTGATGGCAAGATCCTATATGCTGATGAAAGCGTCAAGAGCCTGAAAGAAACATTAGAAGAGCTTCGCCACGAAGAACtacttaaaaaacaagaaaaggaaCTAGACTTCGAACAAAAACTTTtcgaaacaaagatgaaattCCAAACAGAATTACAGACCGCAAAGAAACAAGCCGAAGAGGAAAACAAGTTTACAGCCAGCGGATTTGTGTCAGGTCATGGATCTCCTGCGAAATTACCGAAGCTTAACATTTCGCGTTTCGATGGAACTTACGAAGACTGGCCCAGGTTCTGGAACCAATTCGTGGAGATCATCGACAAAACAACAATGGCTGGTGTCACGAAATTCGCCTATTTGAAGTCCTTCCTCGACCCGAAGGTGAAAAAGTCGATCGAGGGATTACCGTTTTctaacgaaggctacaacagaGCCAAGTCCATTTTGCTGGATAAACATGGGAAGGATTCAGAAATAATTAAAGCTTACACGCAACAGATCTTTGACCTGCCAATCATTCCAGACCAGAACGTCGCCAGGATTCACGAATTTAGCGACAAGCTAACTTTCTCCGTTCAGTCCTTGCAAACAATGGGGAAATTAGAGCAAGTCAATGGCTATGTCGCGATGACTTTGGATAAGTTGCCGGCGATTCGTGGAGATTTGACCCGAACAGACACTTCATGGGAAAATTGGACCTTTGACAAATTAACAGAAGCTTTGCGACTGTGGACGCGAAGAAATCCAATCACCAGACAGAACGAAAATCAACAAGATGACAGAAGCAGAAATCGACCCGATGACACAAGCAGAAATCGACCCGATGACAGAAACTGGCATGAAAATCGAAACCGGCGCAATGACAGGAACTGGCGTGACGACCGAAGCCGACGCGATGACAGAAATCGAAGAGACAAGCCACCGTCGTGGGCCTTTAATACTCAGCAATCAAATGGCACATGCACGTAA
- the LOC137995974 gene encoding uncharacterized protein, protein MTCQTCNQKHHTSICDSAPRSEGLLTAHLSNKPEEVYPVVLVNVDGMKTRALLDTGAGSSYASAQLMKALRKQPAETQTKRIEMMLGSMTTKVEMYNVTVSSLTGDFSMGVTVSKVNKPELMKLDNPKYEKLLKKYAHLSEVEMDDKDTKAQLPIHLVLGASEYARIKTNTPPKIALSGQPIAEKTTLGWTIMSPGHESNHDASTFMTQSVNVDFEQLTRLDVLGLADSSENDQDVVYSEFKEQLSRHPDGYYETGFPWKGNHPTLTTNESGSRRRLQQLLRKLDRASIYDQYDAIIQEQKEQGIVEPALAEPKGTEFYIPHRAVVRENAETTKLRVVYDASARENANQPSLNDCLHPGPPLQNLLWSVLIRARFYPVLLTGDLQKAFLQVRIKEEERDALRFHWKFKGHSEIETLRFTRALFGLTSSPFLLGGVIQQHLKAWEEREPELVAQIRKSLYVDDLITGAPTVKQTQQQKEKATEIFNDAQFTLHKWKSNAPELEQQGKPEDHDEESFAKQQLGTKTSESKLLGLPWDPNADTLSVCFPRQQQEATKSGMLSHLAKVYDPLGLVSPMTLSGKFVFRDLCERKLPWDTPIPADLEKDWKKWSLHLPQFVSVKRTIAPFREAINSIQLHSFGDASSKGVCAAVYAVVNQESGTTQGLVTSKSRLSKKSLTIPRLELVAGHMAVNLAVNVRDTLQDCNPVVYCWLDSTVALYWIQGSGEYRQFVANRVQKIQQHQGIVWRHEPTDQNPADLGSRGGTVTSTSLWMNGPQWLPNPDQWPKNVEVEPSSESRSEAKVTKEILSLALPMRDAFSELLEKHSMWKTIRICARMARFIANCRNLKSRRIKGPLTTDEMKRQEDWWTNRTQAEARNSRNFPADSLQLNLQPNESGIMECRGRIIGAYPIYLPDDSLFTHKFVQQAHLMTLHRGVTLTMAKVRETHWVPRLRRLTKKVIKGCWGCKRFHVQAYQSPPPGNLPLTRTQGETPTRQLESTSLAPLSID, encoded by the coding sequence ATGACCTGCCAGACCTGCAATCAAAAGCACCACACCTCAATTTGTGACAGCGCCCCAAGATCAGAAGGACTGTTGACGGCCCACTTATCAAACAAACCTGAAGAGGTGTATCCCGTGGTTTTAGTCAACGTTGACGGAATGAAAACAAGAGCTCTACTTGACACTGGAGCTGGAAGTTCGTATGCCTCTGCTCAATTAATGAAAGCCTTGCGCAAACAGCCAGCCGAAACCCAAACAAAGCGTATCGAGATGATGCTGGGCTCCATGACGACCAAAGTTGAAATGTACAACGTGACCGTTTCATCACTCACAGGAGACTTTAGCATGGGCGTGACAGTATCCAAGGTCAACAAACCGGAGTTAATGAAGCTTGACAACCCGAAGTATGAAAAATTGTTGAAGAAGTATGCACACCTAAGTGAAGTTGAAATGGATGACAAAGACACGAAAGCTCAACTACCAATCCATCTAGTGTTAGGCGCCTCCGAGTACGCAAGAATCAAGACCAACACACCTCCCAAGATAGCGTTATCGGGACAGCCAATTGCTGAAAAAACTACACTTGGCTGGACAATCATGTCACCTGGTCACGAAAGTAATCACGATGCAAGTACGTTCATGACACAGTCGGTTAACGTTGACTTCGAACAGCTAACACGTCTAGATGTGCTTGGCCTGGCTGACTCGTCCGAAAATGATCAAGATGTAGTCTATTCCGAATTTAAGGAACAGTTGTCACGTCATCCAGACGGATACTATGAGACTGGCTTCCCCTGGAAAGGAAACCATCCAACTCTGACTACAAACGAATCTGGCAGTCGTAGAAGACTTCAACAGCTACTAAGAAAACTTGACCGTGCCAGCATCTACGACCAGTATGACGCCATCATCCAGGAACAAAAAGAGCAAGGCATCGTCGAACCAGCCCTAGCTGAACCCAAGGGAACCGAATTTTACATACCACATAGAGCTGTAGTCCGGGAGAACGCAGAAACGACCAAGTTAAGAGTAGTTTATGATGCGTCAGCAAGAGAAAACGCCAATCAGCCATCCTTAAACGACTGTCTTCACCCGGGACCTCCCTTGCAGAACCTGTTGTGGAGTGTACTGATCAGAGCTCGCTTTTACCCCGTGTTGTTAACTGGAGACCTGCAGAAAGCCTTCTTGCAAGTGCGCATAAAAGAGGAAGAGAGGGACGCCTTAAGATTTCACTGGAAATTTAAAGGACACTCAGAAATAGAGACTTTGAGATTCACCAGGGCCCTGTTTGGGCTTACATCATCACCATTCCTGTTGGGGGGAGTTATCCAACAGCATTTGAAAGCATGGGAGGAGAGAGAGCCAGAATTAGTCGCACAGATCAGAAAGAGTCTCTACGTTGATGATCTGATCACCGGAGCACCAACAGTGAAACAAACCCAGCAGCAAAAAGAAAAGGCCACCGAGATCTTCAATGATGCTCAATTCACGCTCCATAAATGGAAATCCAATGCACCTGAGCTAGAACAGCAAGGTAAACCCGAAGACCATGATGAAGAGAGCTTTGCCAAACAACAACTAGGAACCAAGACATCTGAATCAAAGCTACTGGGTCTACCTTGGGATCCAAATGCAGACACATTAAGCGTTTGTTTTCCTCGACAACAACAAGAAGCCACCAAGAGCGGAATGTTATCTCATCTAGCCAAAGTCTACGACCCACTTGGACTGGTATCACCCATGACACTCAGCGGCAAGTTCGTATTTCGAGACCTGTGTGAGAGGAAACTACCCTGGGACACGCCCATCCCAGCAGATTTGGAAAAGGACTGGAAGAAGTGGAGTCTCCATTTACCTCAGTTCGTAAGCGTGAAGCGGACAATTGCACCATTTAGAGAAGCAATTAACTCTATCCAACTACACTCCTTTGGAGATGCAAGCTCAAAGGGAGTCTGCGCTGCTGTCTACGCGGTGGTCAACCAAGAATCAGGAACAACTCAAGGCCTTGTCACTTCCAAGTCACGCCTGTCGAAAAAGAGCCTCACCATCCCAAGATTGGAGCTAGTGGCTGGCCACATGGCTGTCAACCTGGCAGTAAACGTTCGTGACACACTGCAAGATTGCAATCCTGTTGTTTACTGTTGGTTGGATAGCACAGTCGCCCTTTACTGGATACAAGGAAGTGGAGAATACCGCCAGTTTGTTGCAAACCGAGTGCAAAAGATCCAGCAGCATCAGGGGATTGTCTGGCGTCATGAACCAACAGATCAGAACCCCGCAGACCTGGGAAGTAGAGGTGGAACTGTGACCAGTACGTCATTATGGATGAATGGACCTCAGTGGTTACCCAACCCAGATCAGTGGCCCAAAAATGTTGAAGTTGAGCCCTCCTCCGAGTCTCGATCAGAAGCCAAAGTGACAAAAGAAATCCTATCCTTAGCCCTACCAATGAGAGATGCTTTCAGTGAGCTTTTGGAGAAACACAGCATGTGGAAAACCATACGCATTTGTGCGAGGATGGCCAGATTTATAGCCAATTGCAGAAACCTCAAGTCAAGAAGAATAAAAGGGCCATTGACTACAGACGAAATGAAGCGCCAAGAAGACTGGTGGACTAACCGCACCCAAGCTGAAGCAAGAAACTCAAGGAACTTCCCAGCTGACAGCCTACAACTGAATTTGCAGCCAAATGAAAGCGGAATAATGGAGTGTAGAGGAAGAATCATTGGCGCATATCCTATCTACCTACCTGATGACAGCTTGTTCACCCACAAGTTCGTTCAACAAGCGCATCTTATGACCCTGCACAGGGGAGTTACACTTACCATGGCCAAAGTCAGAGAAACTCACTGGGTCCCTCGTCTTAGAAGACTGACCAAGAAAGTCATCAAAGGCTGTTGGGGTTGCAAGAGATTCCATGTTCAAGCTTATCAGTCACCCCCTCCAGGCAATTTGCCACTCACACGCACCCAGGGAGAGACACCTACCAGGCAATTGGAGTCGACTTCGCTGGCCCCATTAAGTATCGACTGA
- the LOC137995975 gene encoding uncharacterized protein, which yields MSKVMKDEKFQYQLSQNDIAWRFNLSRAPWWGGQFERLIGLFKAAFYKTIGNGTLRWSELEEVVLDVEVALNNRPLSYQEDHVEMALLTPSSMLHLRPNHLPELSANHLQERDLQKRAKYLLRCKEVMWSRWTKEYVRSLRERHRKCGGDQTPHPSVGDVVIIQDESRNRNTWKLGIVESLITGRDGIIRAARMRAGKGVLERAVQHLYPLELSVDRAPKARNLNPTVPSFRPRRAAAVVAEERIKEITNDEQDEL from the coding sequence ATGAGCAAAGTCATGAAAGACGAGAAGTTTCAGTACCAGCTTTCCCAGAACGACATTGCGTGGCGTTTCAACCTGAGTCGCGCCCCATGGTGGGGAGGTCAATTTGAGCGACTGATTGGCCTCTTTAAGGCTGCATTCTACAAGACTATTGGAAACGGTACCCTCCGCTGGTCAGAGCTGGAAGAAGTTGTGCTTGATGTTGAGGTAGCTCTGAACAATCGGCCCTTGAGTTATCAAGAAGACCACGTCGAGATGGCATTGCTGACACCCAGCTCTATGTTGCACCTTCGGCCGAACCACCTGCCCGAGCTAAGCGCCAATCACCTACAAGAACGAGATCTGCAAAAGAGAGCCAAGTACCTCCTTCGTTGTAAGGAAGTTATGTGGTCCAGGTGGACCAAAGAATATGTACGCAGTCTAAGAGAACGACACAGAAAGTGTGGCGGAGACCAAACACCCCACCCCTCAGTTGGAGACGTAGTAATCATACAGGATGAGTCCCGAAATCGAAACACGTGGAAACTGGGAATCGTGGAAAGCCTCATTACTGGCCGAGATGGGATTATCCGTGCAGCTAGGATGCGAGCAGGAAAGGGAGTCCTAGAACGAGCCGTACAGCACCTTTACCCATTGGAGTTATCTGTTGACCGCGCCCCCAAGGCCAGAAACCTGAACCCAACAGTCCCATCATTCAGACCGAGACGTGCTGCCGCAGTGGTTGCAGAGGAGAGAATCAAAGAGATCACAAATGATGAACAGGATGAACTGTGA